The following proteins are co-located in the Colletotrichum lupini chromosome 4, complete sequence genome:
- a CDS encoding WD domain-containing protein, translated as MVYHGGMASPPPSDGLVPASSPTLPSSPPSRMSRKEKKKSILTPRKFRRFFTPRGMPSQISRERPALGELRSPALNVQPTPPRSSPRFNEPISPTSNRSSSVLSPFGSEDGPRKRKRSVVNAIPMKLPQSSRGSDTKRSRTQPEDLEEDYPLGRSPIARSPLQQNENARSEDHPMGSPELLSPSASRTAALGRTYSTGPQVTPDEFARRLSSLTASNFATSGYEGLRPRSTLIDYFKCNRAGIPASSRGKAVKTLTKLPLPPKDEPIVPEYRPQPVIKLRNRGFDAQLLLREQGSTPRPGREHLEYPAFDSRADTASFWSRSTDVHMCNAHLTQANTIPFSLASCHNAPMTAIGDEEGFIRFFDTTTTPLGAVPRTKVDIVIQAHENAIMDLAFSNDDLRLASACGDRSGKIFDVMSQTVAVELNGGHFQSMRRVEFQPGQANGNVVATSDRDGKIQIWDLRCSMAPAAAFSTRGPEGIVHRDRDRNPLWARTTNTLDNAHDRTIHGVTSPASVTALQYMPEGREHLLLSASEANACIKLWDTRYITPRNKEAVPLAVTAEPATHRWRPYGLTSLALSSDAARLYAVCKDSTVYAYSTSHLMLGHAPELSVRPPRQRAGSAVQGLAPLYGFKHDLFHVKSFYVRGALRPVSASGNELLAVGSTDKCAVVFPTDERAMREYWDTQSHLPATETMSTSSSATTSSSHAKSVNGGGAQVPIIRNGTPLIRGHRREVTGLSWSNEGKLVTISDDYMVRHWQERNDDGSRGGGRDAWELRTGGEFGGNRHMAGWADVADDWDEDCDSHSEC; from the exons ATGGTCTATCACGGCGGCATGGCCAGTCCGCCACCGAGCGATGGCCTCGTTCCGGCATCCTCTCCCACCCTCCCTTCCTCTCCGCCGTCACGGATGTCtcgaaaggaaaagaagaagTCTATCCTGACTCCCCGGAAGTTTCGTCGTTTCTTCACCCCTCGCGGGATGCCCTCACAGATATCTCGGGAAAGACCAGCCCTTGGCGAGCTACGCAGTCCTGCACTCAACGTTCAACCGACACCTCCACGATCCAGCCCCCGCTTCAACGAACCGATATCACCGACTTCGAATCGCAGCAGCAGTGTGCTTTCTCCTTTTGGTAGCGAAGATGGCCCGAGGAAGCGGAAGCGGAGTGTCGTCAACGCTATACCTATGAAGTTGCCACAGTCAAGCCGCGGCTCAGACACGAAGCGTTCAAGGACCCAACCGGAGGATTTGGAGGAAGACTATCCTCTCGGCCGAAGTCCTATCGCAAGATCACCGTTGCAACAAAATGAAAATGCTCGTTCCGAGGACCATCCTATGGGTTCTCCGGAGTTACTCTCGCCCTCGGCTAGTCGAACGGCAGCTTTGGGCAGAACGTACTCGACAGGACCTCAAGTAACGCCAGACGAGTTTGCACGGAGGCTTAGCTCCTTGACTGCTAGCAACTTTGCGACCTCGGGGTATGAGGGTCTTCGGCCTAGGTCCACGCTGATTGACTACTTCAAGTGCAACCGGGCAGGGATTCCCGCTTCTAGCAGAGGAAAGGCCGTTAAAACTCTCACTAAGCTTCCTCTGCCACCAAAGGATGAGCCT ATTGTTCCGGAGTACCGGCCACAACCCGTTATTAAGCTTCGCAACCGGGGCTTTGATGCTCAACTGCTGCTCCGGGAGCAGGGTAGCACACCCCGCCCCGGGCGTGAGCATCTCGAGTATCCTGCGTTTG ATTCGAGGGCAGATACGGCATCCTTCTGGAGCCGAAGCACTGACGTCCACATGTGCAACGCGCATCTGACGCAAGCGAATACCATTCCCTTTAGTTTGGCAAGTTGTCACA ATGCCCCAATGACGGCGATTGGTGACGAAGAGGGATTCATCCGCTTCTTCGACACTACCACAACCCCTTTGGGAGCAGTACCCCGTACAAAGGTTGATATTGTCATCCAGGCCCACGAGAATGCCATTATGGACCTCGCTTTTTCGAACGACGATCTTCGCTTGGCAAGTGCATGCGGTGACCGCTCCGGCAAAATCTTTGACGTCATGTCGCAGACGGTTGCTGTGGAACTGAATGGTGGTCACTTCCAATCGATGCGCCGTGTCGAATTTCAACCTGGCCAGGCCAATGGAAACGTTGTGGCCACGTCGGACCGCGACGGAAAGATTCAGATCTGGGATCTGCGATGTTCCATGGCACCGGCTGCTGCATTCTCCACTCGCGGCCCGGAAGGTATCGTGCACCGCGATAGAGACCGCAACCCCCTGTGGGCCCGAACGACTAACACCCTTGACAATGCTCATGATCGTACGATCCATGGAGTTACATCACCAGCATCCGTCACGGCGCTGCAGTATATGCCGGAGGGTCGTGAGCACTTGCTTCTCTCCGCCTCGGAGGCAAATGCCTGTATCAAGCTGTGGGATACGCGATACATAACCCCGCGCAACAAGGAGGCCGTTCCCCTAGCGGTGACCGCCGAACCGGCGACCCATCGCTGGCGGCCCTACGGTCTTACGTCTCTCGCCTTGAGCAGTGACGCGGCCCGCCTGTACGCAGTGTGCAAGGACAGTACCGTCTACGCGTACTCGACCTCGCACCTCATGCTCGGCCATGCCCCTGAACTTTCCGTTCGACCTCCGCGTCAACGGGCTGGTTCCGCTGTGCAGGGGTTGGCCCCCTTGTACGGCTTCAAGCACGACCTTTTCCACGTTAAGAGCTTCTACGTGCGCGGAGCTCTCCGCCCTGTATCGGCTTCCGGCAACGAGCTTCTCGCCGTCGGTAGCACCGATAAGTGCGCGGTTGTCTTTCCCACCGACGAGCGCGCCATGCGGGAGTACTGGGACACGCAGAGTCATCTTCCGGCAACGGAAACCATGTCCACCTCGTCAAGCGCAACTACGTCATCGTCCCACGCAAAGTCTGTCAACGGTGGCGGAGCTCAGGTGCCCATCATCCGCAACGGCACGCCCCTCATCCGCGGCCACCGTCGCGAGGTGACGGGTCTCAGCTGGTCCAACGAGGGTAAGCTCGTGACCATCTCGGACGACTACATGGTGCGCCACTGGCAAGAGCGCAACGACGATGGCAGCCGTGGTGGTGGCCGCGACGCGTGGGAGCTGCGCACTGGAGGCGAGTTCGGCGGCAATCGCCACATGGCTGGTTGGGCTGACGTTGCGGACGACTGGGACGAGGACTGCGACTCGCACTCTGAGTGCTGA